The DNA region ttcGTATTTTTCCAAATAGACCTTTACATCTTCCTTTCCTTGAAGGTGGACGATCGCTGCGACGCCACACACGTGCGATAGAGATATAAGCTTCAATTGTATTATCTACCTTTTGAGATAATGTTGTTACATTTCAAACAATTGTAATCCTTTAAGAGTTTACGTGAAAAACTCTTGGTCAATTGTGAGGTACATCACCAAGATGAAAAATCTTAAAGAGGGTATTCTTTAAGTGGAGAAAAAAGGCTTGGTGAGGATTTATTAAAGGCATTGTAATCTTTAGCTTGTATTAGTAAAGAATACAATATTTAAGACTAGTTTGGTACTTAAGGTGTGGATGTAAACTTGTCAAACCTCGCTAAAAATCGAGTTTGTAATGTTTATCCCTATACTCTTTACTTTaagcattttaattatatttttggttaattgtgttaattgtatttaattgagttaattgtaatatttgttattattagtgaAACACATAATTCACACTCTCATTTTAAGTGATATTGTTGTCTTAATCCTAGAATAACATGTATGCCCCATGATTTAAAGTACTTTTCCATGAAAGCATTTTGTCATCAATTTTAGTATAATACCACATCTGAAACTGGTCTCtgattgttttttcataatgtttatttttcctatacatttgttttttatgtttcataCCTTATAACTTATCACTACTTATACCAACTTTTAGCAAGTCCTGACAGTTAGGAATGttgaaagtgatgattttttAAGGGAAGGTTAGACCTTAAGCATATGATTGATTGTCTCAAACTCTTCAATGACATCTACTttgcttttcctttcttttcttttcttttcttttttttaagacatgTTTAGGTTCAAAATACTCTCttgttgttggtggtggttAAAGGACTCCTACAGTATCTATAACGAACTGCATATATCTAGTTTCATAAAGGCTTTCGGTCTATAATTGTAAGTTCCagttctaaatgaaaaaaatgagaagactttcatgttctttttagttttttcatttgtttttctataaaatattccTTAATGTTTGTAattttcatgcatttttttcacttaaatcattaatgacattgttttttatttttcaaatgttttaacTTAAAGTTTTATCCCGTGAGCAAATTCTTATGCAATATCAATAACATATTGATAGTTATTCAGTTAATTGACTATTAAGTTCATCTTATAACCAAATTTGTCTTTCTATGGTCATTATATCTCATATAATAATGCATATTTGTGAAGTTTATGGAATACTTAGATAGGTTGTAACTTTAGGTTTAATGGTTTTCATTAAGCATAAAGATTAAGAATCATTACATGATTTGCACCTACATATGTTGTTACCTTTTTCAGGTTAGGTTTGctttaaacataaattttagtATTGAATTGGTTATTCTATATGTCTAATCACATGCGAAAAAGAGTTACTTGTATTAGCAGAGCTATCCTTGGATCATTCTACATGTGGTTTATGTTACGTggattattttatgattttatatctGTATTTTTTACCTTATTGATCATATATAGTTGTCTTATTTATAAATAAGAACTCtaagattatatattttaatagaatCAATTGTGTTGATGTGATTTTAAAGTTGGAAGGAGGATACTTCATGCTAACTTTTTGTACCTTCCTATATTCATGGCTGGGTTTCTTCTTCATCGTATCCCCGATAACAACAATATCTTTAGAAGACAATTTAGATAGGATCATTGAGTTGGAAGCCATAACACAAAGCAGCAAAAACCTTAGGCCGGACAAGGAACACACGTCCTGTAATTGGTAAGCAAGcatgtatttttataacataTGCTTCTTTTACACCATTTCCTTTTCTGTTTGCTCTTTCATATGCAAGTTTCTAAGTTACGGGTTTTATAGGTTTCTAAGTTATGGAAAGCAAacttttttaacttgatttttccCCTCTTTAATATACAtaaagggttttgttttttcttattctttttttttttcttgtgggaATTGATATAATAGGTTTTAGCTTAATATATATTAGGTGATGTGGTTGTAAATATGTATAGTAAGACATACCTTGAATGATAATAGCTTAGGTGATATGAGAATGACAGATTTAAGACATGCCTTGAATGATAATAGCTTAGTTGATGTGGTTGTGCATATGTATAGTTAGatttttggttttgggtttAACTAATAGGCACGAGGCTTAAAAAGTATTATCATGTTAAAGAAAGTATACTTAGGATTGGACATGACAATTTGCAATTGTGATTTTGAATCAACAAATTGAACGAAATTCAAAGGATTAGATATGAATTTAAATGAGAATCACATGAGTCAATAaatgtcaaaaaatattcaCGCTACACTTCAAGTAGGATTCTAAGTTAAGAAGAAAGTGTCAATGTTATAGATACATATTATtacattatgattttttttattgagaaatgtAATGATGTTATTTAcccttaataaaataaattaaaaaatatataaattagtaaattaaaaaaaaggttgttaagattaaatactaaaataaaaggttgatttttatccttaaaacaaaaattagataAGTATGCAGATATTTAACtcggtattttattttaacttatatgtttttattttttatatatcagaGATTATTTGTTCTTACccagaataaattatttttatttttataaataaattatgcaaatacagtttatttatatcaaacataaaagaaaacaacttaatgaagaattacaataatatatttaaagcattataaaaatacaaaataattaaaaatatatattcattatttaaaaaaggttgactaaacatttaaaaaatcaaagagaaatattattaattaaaataaaaatcaacacaaattttatatatatatatatatatatatatatatatataaaactaaaattataaaaacaaaaaaggttaTGTACTAATAGGCCTAGTAAGCCAGGCTTGTATGCTAAAGCTAGTCACCTAAAAGCTCACGCATGCTTgggctaattattatttttttgtttttttatgaagtaaACAACATattatccattttattttatttttaatggacaTTAAATCGTCTAAAATATTTCTAGGCAACttctagtaattaaaaaatcgAGATTCAAGTTTTGAAccccaaaaatttattttaaacttctTTTCACCtaataaatatctttataatatCCGTAAACCAATCTCTCATTTCAAAACACCTCtaatttttccaaaaataaactagaaaaaaatatttctcttttaattttaatttgctttttctAGGAAGATGAAtggtaaaaaacaatttaatgaaACTTGTCTCGTAAAATATAACCGAaactaaaaatgatattattgttGCTGCAATATGAGAACCAATGGTTTTCTCTctattttgctattttttgatagttttctcTCTCCACCCTCAAACCCAtagactaaaaaaaatgaaaatttaaacaaaaaaactataaggATTATAAAGGAAGAACATGAAAAATAGGTGGACTATACAAATAGCTTTTTCATACGAATTTAAGATTGGATACATAGTTTCCCATTGTGTttacagtttggttttttttttttttaattttatctttttactataaattataagATATTAATCATTAAATTGCTCACAAAAGGTTGCaaccggaaaaaaaataaaggataaaaacaaaaatactatgAATTACTATAACAAAAACCCATTCacttttagtttataattaattattttctcctTGCAATTGTCCTGTTAATTCTCATAAAGGAAatattgattgattttgaatATTGAACACTAATGATTCTTAGACATTCAAAAAGATGCTTAAACTAGTATAATTTCAATATGGAAAACCTTGATTTAATCTCATCAATTGGGTTGTAGACCTAAaacttttatcaatttcatcctaaatatttcaaaaaagtcTTAATCAAGTAAAGTTATTCAACATTTTTGccaattttcttgaaatttacatCATTTCAATGCATAAATGTGCATGTTAGAATGAAAATATAAGTgttcaactattcatcaactttTTCATCAAATTCTCTCTGGTACATAAAACATAGAAATTAGACAtaaattgtatataaaaaaataaacaaaatgattcAATTGAGAAAAGTAGAaaatgttttgggtttaattattaaaatttacataattgGATGCAATTGAAAGTGAGTATATAGGTTTGGACTAAGTTGAGGTTTCCCCCCTTCAATTTTCAGGCAAGGTGGTTTTGTTAATGAATGAAGAATCTGTCACAAGGATCcaattgcataaataaataCCTCTCCGCTGCCACTAGAACCTTTGGATGTGGGTCAAACCAAATGTTATTTCAAGCGAGGAAAGGAGCGGCATGTCGTTGATCCACCCTAGCAGAAATGGTTCGCTAAGTTGACATGTCGGCTGGTACCGAGTTaaagaagaagggaaaaaacGACCCTGCTCAAGCCAAAGCCAGCCATTGTTGAAGGAAAGAAAGTGAAGATGGGAGGAGTGAGACAGAGAGCGATGACAACAACACTTCCAAAGCTGATACAAAGTCTCCGAAAGGAATGCCCAAAGCCAAGAATAAAGCAGTTGCCATCGCTGAGACGCGCTTTCTCTCTCTACGATCAGATCAATATCATCGACAACGTCCCTGAAGACCAACTCCGTTTTCTAGGGTATTATTAATGATTTCCTCTATATTTtagtaaatcaattttataatttattcaaataatcaaaagcctttttttttttttttggaaggtaTACTGATACGGGATTCAGAGTGAATGGGGTGGAGTATGAAGGTAGCTTGCTTTGTGTGGGCAACCTGCTCACCTCTTGGGCACCCAGTTCCTTCTCTCAGATTACTCCTGACAGGTCTCGTCTCTTCccttccttcctttttctttttttttccctttctgggtttcttttttatctttcttttattaagcCATCCCATCAATAAGTGCTGAGGCCTGAGGGTACTTTTTTGTTCACATATAAGGGGCATTGATAAAGATTATTAAGTTTTAGTTACTGTTTTATAATGTTCAAAACCATGTATTCTTTCTTGGTAAACTGATAACTCGTGCATATTCGCAATGAAAATTCAAATGTCAGGCTTTTTATTTGCTCCTTTTTGTGACATTTCGTCATTGTTGTGGCCATTTTGCAGTTTATCCATCTTTCAAATTGTGCGGCCTATACCAGGTGAGAGAGTGGGAGACTTCAATACCATTATATAAATGCGATTCTATAGGAGTGTTGTTTTAGCACTTTTACTTGATTTATTCCTTGGCTCATTGCATCCTGCTTAAAATCGCTAATAATGTGATGAGAGAAAATCATCTGAAACACAACTCATGCTCATTTTTCTATTGTTGCATGCTCTCATGctatttagtaattttattgtttgttcacataaaacattaaattcatattGAATGTTTGATCCCAAGTTGGCTTGGTGGACAATTTTTTGTCGGGACTCCAACTGTGGGCACAATTAGAGTTGAGGAGGTAAAGTTTCAAACATGTCTTTTGTAATCATAGACGCTGAAGGATTGGTGGATTTTAATTAGAGGCCAATGAGGGGAAGGACTAGTGAATTTTAGTGCAAAGA from Populus alba chromosome 14, ASM523922v2, whole genome shotgun sequence includes:
- the LOC118045232 gene encoding uncharacterized protein, with amino-acid sequence MGGVRQRAMTTTLPKLIQSLRKECPKPRIKQLPSLRRAFSLYDQINIIDNVPEDQLRFLGYTDTGFRVNGVEYEGSLLCVGNLLTSWAPSSFSQITPDSLSIFQIVRPIPEILILGCGRYTQPVDPELRRFIRSTGMKLEAVDSRNAASTYNILNEEGRSVAAALLPYGVSS